From Synoicihabitans lomoniglobus, the proteins below share one genomic window:
- the recJ gene encoding single-stranded-DNA-specific exonuclease RecJ, translated as MRWTYTPPPADEVGALSRSAGVSPVLAELLWRRDILSDEAAQSFLRPALAELGDPFLLANLEAATARLSTAISNRESVAVLGDYDVDGVSSTTLMVSLLRRFGLDPHFVVPRRMEDGYGLSRSAIDRALEGVTPQLFIVLDCGTNSQEEVAYLQEKGIDVIIIDHHREKEGAVASALLINPHVHPGDDDDAWRHLCTVGLVFKLAHGLLKRLRNENHPVAFRIKLREYLDLVAMGTVADLVPLRGENRLMARHGLRVLQGANRPGVRALMQVAGVRPEQGVNPVDISFRLGPRINASGRLADAALSVELMLSDDTKFCIKTADQLDVFNRERQDIERQITKEAEEMIEQHYADDSGIVLYSDDWHPGVVGIVAGRVSRKYNRPCVVLGNEGELAKGSGRSVDGINLVEVLAHCDDFLGSWGGHPMAVGVAAPKASLEQFRRSFSKAVAEHTGGDLPERELPISAWITPDEIGSRLMEELDALHPFGQANAEPVFGLRGVKLSHRPDVFKALHFRFNFEDTRGRRLFGVAWKMANRLPPTRVPLDFAVHLRWNHFNDRKLMQLELVDWRPAGEANGS; from the coding sequence ATGCGTTGGACCTACACGCCGCCCCCGGCCGATGAGGTCGGGGCGCTGAGTAGGAGCGCCGGCGTAAGCCCGGTGCTCGCGGAACTGCTGTGGCGTCGTGACATCCTCTCGGATGAAGCGGCCCAGAGCTTCCTGCGTCCGGCGTTGGCCGAGCTCGGGGATCCGTTTCTGCTGGCCAATCTCGAGGCGGCCACGGCCCGCCTGTCGACCGCCATCTCCAATCGTGAATCCGTCGCCGTGCTCGGTGACTACGATGTCGATGGCGTAAGCAGCACCACGCTGATGGTGAGCCTGTTGCGCCGTTTCGGTCTCGATCCGCACTTCGTGGTGCCACGTCGCATGGAAGACGGCTACGGCCTGTCGCGCAGTGCCATCGACCGCGCGTTGGAGGGCGTGACGCCGCAACTCTTCATTGTCCTCGATTGCGGCACCAACTCCCAGGAGGAGGTCGCCTACCTGCAGGAGAAGGGCATCGACGTCATCATCATTGACCATCACCGCGAAAAAGAGGGCGCGGTCGCGTCGGCGCTGTTGATCAACCCGCACGTGCATCCCGGCGATGATGACGATGCGTGGCGTCATCTCTGCACCGTCGGCTTGGTCTTCAAGCTCGCGCACGGTTTGCTCAAGCGTTTGCGCAACGAGAATCATCCGGTCGCGTTTCGGATCAAATTGCGCGAGTATCTGGATCTTGTGGCCATGGGCACCGTTGCGGATCTCGTGCCGTTGCGCGGGGAAAATCGTCTCATGGCCCGGCACGGTTTGCGGGTCTTGCAGGGGGCCAATCGCCCCGGCGTGCGCGCGCTCATGCAGGTCGCCGGTGTGCGTCCGGAACAAGGGGTCAACCCCGTGGATATTTCGTTTCGACTCGGCCCGCGGATCAATGCCAGCGGTCGTCTCGCCGATGCGGCGCTGTCGGTCGAACTGATGCTCAGCGACGACACCAAATTCTGCATCAAAACGGCCGATCAACTCGATGTATTCAATCGGGAACGACAAGACATCGAGCGCCAGATCACCAAGGAGGCGGAAGAGATGATCGAGCAGCACTACGCTGACGATTCCGGCATCGTGCTTTATTCCGATGACTGGCATCCGGGTGTGGTGGGCATCGTCGCCGGTCGCGTCTCGCGCAAATACAACCGCCCCTGTGTGGTGCTGGGCAACGAGGGCGAACTCGCCAAAGGGTCCGGCCGCAGCGTCGACGGCATCAATCTCGTGGAGGTGTTGGCCCATTGTGATGATTTTCTCGGCAGTTGGGGGGGGCATCCCATGGCGGTCGGCGTGGCAGCTCCCAAAGCTTCGCTGGAGCAATTTCGTCGATCATTTTCCAAAGCGGTGGCCGAACACACCGGCGGCGACTTGCCGGAGCGTGAGCTGCCGATTTCCGCCTGGATCACGCCGGATGAAATCGGCAGTCGACTCATGGAGGAGCTCGATGCCCTGCATCCGTTCGGTCAGGCCAACGCCGAACCGGTGTTCGGTTTGCGGGGGGTGAAATTGTCGCACCGACCCGATGTCTTCAAGGCGCTCCATTTTCGGTTTAATTTCGAAGATACCCGCGGTCGTCGGCTGTTTGGTGTCGCTTGGAAAATGGCGAATCGGCTGCCCCCCACGCGCGTCCCGCTCGATTTCGCGGTGCACCTCCGCTGGAACCACTTCAATGATCGGAAATTGATGCAGCTCGAGCTCGTCGATTGGCGTCCGGCGGGTGAAGCCAACGGTTCGTAA
- a CDS encoding molybdopterin oxidoreductase family protein, whose product MSPVIDELLHARQGPVTAELVQEPGKFGLGRVPSKVAPVATVRSICGFCATGCGLKVHLNAKGEAINLTPDPDYPVNLGMACPKGWEALAPLAATDRATTPMIRASRNAPLEPTDWGTAMSTFVDRMKGVQAKHGAHSIAFLSTGQVPTEEMALLGALFKFGMGGLHADSNTRQCMATAHVAYKQSFGFDAPPYTYRDFEESDVMVLVGANPAIAHPIMWQRVMRNPHDPQIVVVDPRRTETAMAAHQHYAIEPKGDLWLLYGVTHELCAKGWLDQTFIDAHTEGFEELAPFIAHYSPERCAQECGISADRIRELATLIHTGKRVSFWWTMGVNQGHQSTRIAQALINLALLTGNIGRPGTGANSITGQCNAMGSRIFGNTTSLLGGRYFEKPDDRAEVAEILHIPVETIPPTPSMAYDQIIDGIESGEIRGLWVVATNPAHSWINQGRFQRLREKLDFLVVQDMYATTETARIADLILPAAGWGEKDGTFINSERRIGVTCKVARAPGQALSDFAIFKLIAEAWGCGPMFQAWESPEAVFRILARLSTHQPCDFSGIPGYEALQDAGGIQWPRPARSENLPANGARAKLRAPESAGSDHDHERRLFADGKFFTPSGRAKLLFDPPVKPPESPDEAFPFWLNTGRGSSAQWHTGSRTNKSAVLRKLAPTRPYVEVNPADAAKLGVADDETVRVVSRRGHATAQVFLTPTVRPGQVFMPMHFSEVNQLTFPAFDPHSRQPSYKTCAVTLAAVT is encoded by the coding sequence ATGAGCCCGGTTATCGATGAGTTGCTCCATGCCCGCCAAGGTCCCGTCACGGCGGAACTCGTGCAGGAGCCCGGCAAGTTCGGCTTGGGGCGCGTGCCATCCAAAGTCGCGCCGGTTGCCACGGTGCGTTCGATCTGCGGATTTTGCGCCACCGGTTGCGGTCTGAAGGTGCACCTCAACGCAAAAGGTGAGGCGATCAACCTCACGCCCGACCCGGACTATCCCGTCAATCTGGGCATGGCGTGCCCCAAGGGTTGGGAGGCGTTGGCCCCGCTCGCCGCGACCGACCGCGCTACCACGCCGATGATACGCGCCTCGCGAAACGCGCCGCTGGAGCCCACCGATTGGGGCACCGCGATGTCGACATTTGTGGACCGCATGAAGGGCGTGCAGGCGAAACATGGTGCGCACAGCATCGCGTTTCTTTCGACCGGACAGGTTCCGACCGAAGAGATGGCGCTGCTCGGCGCGCTGTTCAAATTCGGCATGGGTGGTCTGCATGCCGACAGCAATACGCGGCAATGTATGGCCACGGCGCACGTGGCCTACAAACAGTCGTTCGGCTTCGACGCCCCGCCCTACACCTATCGCGACTTCGAGGAGAGTGATGTCATGGTTTTGGTGGGGGCGAACCCTGCCATCGCCCACCCCATCATGTGGCAGCGCGTGATGCGCAACCCCCATGACCCACAGATTGTGGTCGTGGATCCGCGCCGCACGGAAACCGCCATGGCCGCGCATCAACACTACGCCATCGAACCCAAAGGTGATTTGTGGCTGCTCTACGGCGTGACCCACGAGCTCTGCGCCAAAGGTTGGCTGGATCAGACTTTCATCGATGCGCACACCGAGGGATTTGAGGAACTCGCCCCATTTATTGCGCACTATTCTCCGGAGCGTTGCGCCCAGGAATGCGGAATTTCGGCGGATCGTATTCGAGAACTCGCTACGTTGATTCACACCGGCAAGCGGGTGTCGTTTTGGTGGACCATGGGCGTCAATCAGGGCCATCAATCCACTCGCATCGCCCAAGCGTTGATCAATCTCGCTCTGCTCACCGGCAATATCGGTCGGCCCGGCACGGGCGCGAATTCGATCACCGGACAATGCAACGCGATGGGGTCGCGCATCTTCGGTAACACGACCTCGTTGCTCGGCGGCCGCTATTTTGAAAAACCCGACGACCGGGCGGAGGTTGCCGAAATTCTGCACATCCCGGTCGAGACGATTCCCCCGACGCCTTCGATGGCTTACGACCAGATCATCGACGGCATCGAGTCGGGTGAAATTCGCGGGTTGTGGGTCGTCGCGACCAACCCGGCCCACTCCTGGATCAACCAAGGTCGATTCCAACGCCTGCGCGAGAAACTCGATTTTCTGGTGGTGCAGGACATGTATGCGACGACCGAAACCGCCCGCATCGCCGATCTCATTCTGCCCGCCGCCGGTTGGGGCGAAAAGGACGGAACGTTCATCAATTCCGAACGCCGTATTGGCGTGACCTGCAAGGTGGCGCGAGCCCCGGGGCAGGCTCTGTCTGACTTTGCGATTTTCAAACTGATCGCGGAAGCGTGGGGCTGCGGACCGATGTTTCAGGCGTGGGAATCGCCCGAAGCCGTATTCAGAATTTTGGCCCGACTCTCCACCCATCAACCCTGTGACTTCTCGGGAATCCCGGGATACGAGGCGTTGCAGGACGCGGGCGGCATTCAATGGCCCCGTCCCGCCCGAAGTGAAAATTTGCCCGCCAACGGGGCCCGCGCCAAACTCCGTGCGCCGGAGTCCGCCGGAAGCGATCATGATCATGAACGCCGCCTGTTCGCCGATGGTAAATTTTTCACTCCCAGCGGTCGCGCCAAGCTCCTCTTTGATCCTCCGGTGAAGCCACCCGAATCCCCTGATGAAGCCTTCCCTTTCTGGCTCAATACGGGGCGCGGCTCATCCGCCCAATGGCACACCGGCAGCCGCACCAACAAGAGCGCTGTGCTACGCAAACTCGCGCCCACCCGACCGTATGTCGAAGTAAACCCCGCCGACGCGGCCAAACTTGGCGTGGCGGACGATGAAACCGTGCGCGTCGTATCACGTCGCGGTCACGCCACGGCCCAAGTTTTCCTGACTCCGACGGTGCGGCCCGGGCAGGTGTTCATGCCGATGCATTTTTCGGAAGTGAATCAGCTCACCTTTCCGGCGTTTGATCCGCATTCGCGCCAGCCGAGCTACAAGACCTGCGCGGTCACGCTGGCAGCCGTAACTTGA
- a CDS encoding ectonucleotide pyrophosphatase/phosphodiesterase — MIRVFAFAMALMGTSAVAAPLLILVSIDGARWDYPELHGAPFLQELSAAGTRVERLTPSFPTKTFPNHYTLVTGMRPETHGIVQNRFFDPAFEAWFGIGAHPAAREGRWWGGEPIWLTAQRQGLRTACMFWPGSEADILGQHPDTYRRFDDRLTPADRVDQVLVWTALPTGERPHLITLYFDRVDSAGHDFGPTASETHDALIQIDAALARLRAGLRDQGLWDQTNLIVTADHGMTESDPADVAVLDELVPLDAVESVFSGAVGGLNVVRGDINTWVRQLDAHPHLHAYQREDVPERLHFSANPRIPDIVVIPDRGWHLSTRSWIDRDTTPSRGDHGYDPAEPDMGALFIAHGPSISPGRRFPPADNIHVYNLLCDLLEITPGENEGDTRLREVLR; from the coding sequence ATGATACGCGTATTCGCTTTCGCGATGGCTCTGATGGGCACGTCCGCCGTGGCAGCTCCCTTGTTGATTCTCGTCTCCATCGATGGAGCGCGCTGGGACTACCCCGAGCTGCACGGGGCACCATTTTTGCAGGAATTGTCCGCCGCCGGCACTCGGGTGGAACGGCTCACGCCTTCCTTTCCCACCAAAACCTTTCCGAACCACTACACCTTGGTCACGGGCATGCGGCCGGAAACGCACGGCATCGTGCAAAACCGGTTTTTCGACCCCGCGTTCGAAGCTTGGTTTGGCATCGGCGCGCACCCGGCCGCCCGTGAGGGGCGCTGGTGGGGCGGTGAACCGATCTGGTTGACGGCGCAACGACAGGGACTCCGCACCGCGTGCATGTTTTGGCCCGGATCCGAGGCCGACATCCTCGGTCAGCATCCCGATACGTATCGTCGTTTCGACGACCGACTGACCCCGGCGGACCGGGTGGATCAAGTGCTGGTGTGGACCGCGTTGCCGACCGGTGAACGCCCGCATCTGATCACGCTCTATTTTGATCGGGTGGACTCGGCCGGACATGATTTTGGTCCCACGGCGTCGGAGACGCACGATGCCTTGATCCAAATCGATGCCGCGCTGGCCAGACTGCGTGCCGGTCTGCGCGACCAAGGACTTTGGGATCAGACAAATCTCATCGTGACCGCTGACCACGGCATGACGGAAAGCGATCCGGCGGATGTGGCGGTGCTGGACGAGCTCGTGCCATTGGACGCCGTGGAAAGCGTATTTTCGGGGGCGGTGGGCGGACTCAACGTGGTGCGTGGCGATATTAATACCTGGGTGCGCCAACTCGATGCACATCCCCATTTACACGCTTACCAACGCGAAGACGTGCCGGAACGACTACACTTCAGCGCCAATCCGCGTATTCCAGACATCGTGGTGATTCCTGACCGCGGTTGGCACTTGAGCACGCGGTCGTGGATCGATCGGGACACGACGCCCAGTCGCGGCGACCACGGTTACGATCCCGCTGAGCCGGATATGGGCGCGCTATTCATCGCGCATGGTCCATCGATCTCACCCGGCAGACGATTTCCGCCCGCGGACAATATTCACGTCTACAACTTGCTGTGCGATCTACTGGAAATAACGCCGGGGGAAAACGAGGGCGATACGCGACTCCGCGAGGTTTTACGGTGA